The following are from one region of the Armatimonadota bacterium genome:
- the sppA gene encoding signal peptide peptidase SppA — protein MRPILFLVELVSNAARLIRNLLVLVLPAPDYAVVTLTGNLPERRAALPLLQRLLRPPPMSLEDLRRTLDRAARSRMRGIVLRVHNLEAGMATRQSVREALARFRASGKRVAAYLYNSGLSDLYLASAADVVVVPPSAEVTTFGPRVELAFFREALGRWGVLPQFHHIAEYKTAAHRFLYRGATEPQREVTHAVLDATLNEITDALAERRRVTREDVQRLVDRGVPAPEDLRQAGLADHMAYEDDLAALLADGRSARIVPLSQARRSLPVRYRWRSLRPDAVGVVVLRGTIVPGESRELPLPLPLLGQVLAGCDTVARAFRAAERAPHVKAVVFHVDSRGGSAVASDLIWREVTRLRRRKPVVVHMGDVAGSGGYYVSCGASWIVAGATTITGSIGVVSGKFDVHGLLARAGIHHEILSRGASATMPSALAPYTDADWQTLRAWMERIYHRFRSVVAEGRGRTEDEVEAVARGRVWTGRQALAVGLVDQLGDFDTAVRRAKELAGIPERADVAVVTIHPPQAAPVPAHPTSAWGDWTRALRMLLAERAWLIAGVEPPV, from the coding sequence GTGAGACCGATCCTGTTCTTGGTCGAACTCGTCTCCAACGCGGCGCGACTGATACGCAACCTGCTCGTACTGGTCCTGCCCGCGCCAGACTACGCCGTGGTGACCCTGACCGGAAACCTGCCCGAGCGCCGTGCCGCGCTCCCCCTGCTCCAGCGCCTGCTGCGGCCTCCGCCGATGAGCCTGGAGGACCTCCGCCGGACCCTGGACCGCGCTGCTCGCTCACGGATGCGGGGGATCGTGTTGAGGGTGCACAACCTCGAGGCGGGGATGGCGACGCGTCAGAGCGTGAGGGAAGCGCTCGCGCGGTTTCGTGCCTCGGGAAAGCGCGTCGCCGCCTACCTCTACAACAGCGGGCTGTCCGACCTGTACCTGGCTTCGGCCGCCGACGTCGTCGTCGTGCCGCCCAGCGCCGAGGTGACGACGTTTGGGCCGCGCGTGGAGTTGGCGTTCTTCCGGGAAGCGCTCGGCCGGTGGGGCGTGCTGCCCCAGTTTCACCACATCGCCGAGTACAAGACCGCCGCGCACAGGTTCCTCTACCGGGGTGCGACCGAACCGCAGCGCGAGGTGACCCATGCAGTGCTCGACGCCACCCTCAACGAGATCACCGATGCCCTCGCCGAACGCCGGCGCGTGACGCGCGAGGACGTGCAGCGCCTGGTGGACCGTGGCGTCCCTGCACCCGAGGACCTGCGACAGGCCGGGCTCGCCGACCACATGGCCTACGAGGACGACCTCGCCGCCCTGCTGGCCGACGGGCGCAGTGCACGCATCGTCCCGCTGTCCCAGGCGCGGCGTTCCCTCCCCGTCCGCTACCGCTGGCGGTCTTTGCGGCCGGACGCCGTCGGCGTCGTCGTGCTGCGCGGTACGATCGTACCCGGCGAGAGCCGGGAGCTGCCCCTGCCCCTGCCCTTACTCGGGCAGGTCCTCGCAGGCTGCGACACCGTGGCGCGAGCCTTCCGCGCCGCCGAGCGCGCCCCGCACGTCAAGGCCGTCGTCTTCCACGTGGATTCACGAGGAGGGTCGGCCGTCGCTTCCGACCTCATCTGGCGCGAGGTGACGCGGTTGCGCCGTCGCAAGCCGGTGGTCGTCCACATGGGCGACGTGGCCGGATCGGGCGGATACTACGTCTCCTGTGGGGCGTCGTGGATCGTGGCGGGCGCCACGACGATCACGGGCTCCATCGGCGTGGTCTCCGGCAAGTTCGATGTGCACGGGCTGCTCGCCCGCGCCGGCATCCACCACGAGATCCTCTCGCGCGGGGCTTCGGCCACCATGCCCTCGGCCCTCGCGCCGTACACCGATGCGGACTGGCAGACGTTGCGTGCGTGGATGGAGCGCATCTACCACCGCTTCCGCTCCGTCGTGGCCGAGGGGCGCGGCCGAACCGAGGACGAGGTGGAAGCCGTCGCCCGGGGCCGCGTATGGACCGGTCGTCAGGCGCTGGCGGTGGGGCTGGTCGACCAGCTCGGGGACTTCGACACCGCGGTGCGCAGGGCGAAGGAACTGGCCGGGATCCCCGAGCGCGCGGACGTGGCGGTGGTCACGATCCACCCTCCCCAGGCCGCCCCGGTGCCGGCCCACCCGACTTCCGCGTGGGGCGATTGGACGCGCGCACTGCGCATGCTGCTGGCCGAGCGCGCGTGGCTGATCGCGGGAGTCGAACCGCCGGTGTGA
- the miaB gene encoding tRNA (N6-isopentenyl adenosine(37)-C2)-methylthiotransferase MiaB: protein MPERYHIITYGCQMNVRDSEAMAGMLEAAGYERAEGVEDADVILLNTCTVREGADDRAYGRVGELRRLKQRKPTLILGMAGCLVQKDREEVLRRAPHLDLVFGVHNLHRLPELLRQARDGCQRVYEVWDCRPKDEPLPVLPAVRSGGVRAYVNIIHGCNKFCTFCIVPFVRGRERSVPPEEVVAEVQQLAVQGYREVTLLGQNVDSYGQDLRPRTDLAELLARVHQVEGIERIRFTTSHPRDMTERLVRAVADLPKVCEHIHLPVQSGDDEVLRRMHRAYTVTDYLRIVETIRSHIPQASITTDIIVGFPGETEEQFENTLRLVETVQFDACNTAVYSPREGTKAAVYDDPVDAQTKRRWLWSLNRMAERIALARNRRLVGSTQEVLVEERGRDGGVVGRTRTNKVVTLPGPEAWIGRTIRVRISEAGSWVLRGEPVGVVAASA from the coding sequence ATGCCTGAACGCTACCACATCATCACCTACGGTTGTCAGATGAACGTCCGCGACTCGGAGGCTATGGCCGGGATGTTGGAGGCGGCCGGCTACGAGCGCGCCGAGGGGGTCGAAGACGCGGACGTGATCCTCCTCAACACGTGCACGGTCCGGGAGGGGGCGGACGACCGCGCCTACGGCCGCGTGGGAGAACTGCGCCGTCTCAAGCAGCGCAAGCCGACCTTGATCCTCGGGATGGCGGGCTGCCTGGTGCAGAAGGACCGAGAGGAAGTCCTGCGCCGCGCGCCGCACCTGGACCTGGTGTTCGGGGTCCACAACCTGCACCGCTTGCCGGAGTTGCTGCGCCAGGCGCGCGATGGGTGCCAGCGCGTCTACGAGGTGTGGGACTGCCGCCCCAAGGACGAGCCGCTGCCGGTGCTGCCCGCCGTGCGGTCGGGCGGGGTGCGCGCGTACGTGAACATCATCCACGGCTGCAACAAGTTCTGCACGTTCTGCATCGTGCCGTTCGTTCGCGGCCGTGAGCGCAGCGTGCCGCCCGAGGAGGTGGTCGCGGAGGTGCAACAGCTGGCGGTGCAGGGCTACCGGGAGGTCACGCTGCTGGGGCAGAACGTGGACTCCTACGGGCAGGACCTGCGTCCGCGCACGGATCTGGCGGAGTTGCTGGCGCGTGTGCACCAGGTCGAGGGGATCGAGCGGATCCGGTTCACCACCAGCCACCCGCGCGACATGACGGAACGACTGGTGCGCGCGGTGGCGGACCTGCCCAAGGTGTGCGAGCACATCCACCTGCCGGTGCAGTCCGGCGACGACGAGGTCCTGCGCCGAATGCACCGCGCCTACACCGTCACCGACTACCTGCGCATCGTCGAGACGATCCGGTCGCACATCCCCCAGGCCAGCATCACCACCGACATCATCGTCGGCTTCCCCGGCGAGACCGAGGAGCAGTTCGAGAACACGCTGCGCCTGGTCGAGACGGTGCAGTTCGACGCGTGCAACACCGCTGTCTACTCGCCGCGCGAGGGCACAAAGGCCGCGGTGTACGACGATCCGGTCGATGCGCAGACCAAGCGGCGCTGGCTGTGGTCGCTCAACCGCATGGCAGAGCGGATCGCTTTGGCGCGCAACCGCCGCCTGGTCGGGAGCACCCAGGAAGTGCTGGTGGAGGAACGGGGCAGAGACGGCGGCGTGGTGGGCCGTACCCGGACGAACAAGGTGGTCACGCTGCCGGGACCCGAGGCGTGGATCGGGCGCACGATCCGGGTGAGGATCTCCGAGGCCGGGTCTTGGGTGCTGCGCGGCGAGCCCGTCGGCGTAGTCGCCGCGTCCGCGTGA
- the mutL gene encoding DNA mismatch repair endonuclease MutL gives MGRIRVLESWLADRIAAGEVVERPASVVKELVENALDALARSVTVEIERGGFDLVRVADDGVGMDPADAVLALRRFATSKIASRDDLRGIATLGFRGEALPSIAAVSQVDIVTSDGHAATRVRAEGGGTPSVEPAAAPRGTVVAVRRLFYNTPARRAFLRSVGREAALCADAVERHALARPDVAFRFVRDGEEVLRLPPATPLERAATVLGIGAKHLLPIDRASGALRIEGFLGVPSAARRSRSGQYVFVNRRPVHSPLVARAIEQGSRTHVLAGHHAICALFVTLPPASVDPNVHPRKLEVRFADEDAVFRAVESAVRDAFRSRSPSGLDVVVVGVRPYPRNDPPTGEIHESTAAALPLPTPPRCLPPLEVLGQVAAAYVVAAAPGGLALIDQHAAHERVLYERFLRARSREAHAQTLAAPLVLDLPPSEATLLEGALDAFRQIGFDIEPFGGTFLVREVPAPVGGSPDVLIREVLAELRTGQPAASPRHAIQRVAILAACHSAVRAGDVLSHEEMTALVEELGRCEDPYTCFHGRPTLVIVPRERLDTWFLRR, from the coding sequence GTGGGTAGGATCCGCGTCCTCGAATCGTGGCTTGCCGATCGCATCGCTGCCGGCGAGGTCGTCGAGCGGCCGGCTTCGGTCGTCAAGGAACTGGTCGAGAATGCACTCGACGCCCTCGCGCGGTCGGTCACCGTGGAGATCGAGCGGGGTGGCTTCGACCTCGTCCGCGTCGCCGACGACGGCGTGGGCATGGATCCCGCCGACGCGGTGCTCGCGCTGCGGCGGTTCGCCACCAGCAAGATCGCTTCTCGCGACGACCTGCGCGGGATCGCCACGCTGGGATTCCGCGGCGAAGCGCTGCCCAGCATCGCCGCCGTCTCGCAGGTCGACATCGTGACCTCCGACGGCCACGCCGCCACGCGGGTTCGTGCCGAAGGCGGCGGCACGCCCAGCGTCGAGCCGGCCGCTGCGCCGAGGGGGACGGTCGTCGCGGTGCGGCGCCTGTTCTACAACACCCCGGCCCGGCGGGCGTTCCTGCGTTCGGTGGGGCGCGAAGCCGCGCTGTGCGCCGATGCGGTCGAGCGCCACGCCCTCGCTCGCCCCGACGTGGCGTTCCGGTTCGTGCGCGACGGCGAGGAGGTGCTGCGACTGCCTCCTGCCACTCCGCTGGAGCGAGCCGCGACGGTCCTCGGCATCGGCGCAAAACACCTCCTCCCCATCGACCGTGCGTCCGGTGCGCTCCGGATTGAGGGCTTCCTCGGGGTGCCGTCGGCGGCCCGCCGCAGCCGCAGCGGACAATACGTCTTCGTCAACCGGCGGCCGGTGCACAGCCCGCTGGTCGCCCGCGCCATCGAGCAGGGGTCGCGCACGCACGTCCTTGCGGGTCACCACGCCATCTGCGCGCTGTTCGTGACGCTGCCGCCTGCATCCGTCGATCCCAACGTGCATCCGCGCAAGCTGGAAGTCCGTTTCGCAGACGAAGACGCCGTCTTCCGCGCCGTTGAGTCCGCCGTCCGGGACGCGTTCCGATCGCGTTCGCCGTCCGGACTGGATGTCGTCGTGGTGGGCGTACGGCCCTATCCGCGGAATGACCCCCCGACCGGCGAGATCCACGAGAGCACGGCTGCAGCCCTGCCGCTGCCGACGCCACCGCGCTGCCTCCCGCCGCTGGAGGTGCTCGGCCAGGTCGCCGCCGCCTATGTCGTAGCCGCCGCGCCAGGAGGGCTCGCACTGATCGACCAACACGCCGCCCACGAGCGGGTGCTGTACGAGCGGTTTTTGCGCGCCCGGTCGCGGGAAGCCCACGCGCAGACCCTCGCCGCGCCGCTCGTCCTCGACCTTCCCCCCTCCGAAGCCACGCTCCTCGAAGGCGCTCTGGATGCGTTCCGGCAGATCGGCTTCGACATCGAGCCGTTCGGCGGCACGTTCCTCGTTCGGGAGGTTCCCGCCCCCGTGGGGGGGTCGCCCGACGTACTGATCCGGGAGGTGCTCGCCGAACTGCGGACGGGCCAACCGGCGGCCAGCCCGCGTCACGCCATCCAACGCGTGGCCATCTTGGCCGCCTGCCACAGCGCCGTTCGCGCGGGCGACGTCCTCTCACACGAAGAGATGACCGCGCTCGTCGAAGAACTCGGACGCTGCGAGGATCCGTACACCTGCTTCCACGGGAGACCGACGCTGGTGATCGTTCCGCGCGAGCGGCTGGACACCTGGTTCCTGCGGCGGTGA
- a CDS encoding prepilin-type N-terminal cleavage/methylation domain-containing protein, whose product MRAAPPDTEPGQRGFTLVEAIVVAAIVSVLLGMALGGYRGVLAERRVDRVAWEIAGAFRLAQQTAVARAGEWQAVRVYLTDRAEVRGLTPAGTETTTLSATDVFPDGVRVRRLTGCEPFEVLGSGAPRVGCQGTIEVRSGPAVRYVIVTAHTGRVRVGTSPP is encoded by the coding sequence GTGCGTGCAGCCCCTCCCGACACGGAACCCGGGCAGCGGGGTTTCACCCTGGTGGAGGCGATCGTCGTCGCCGCGATCGTCTCGGTCCTGCTCGGAATGGCCCTGGGCGGATACCGTGGAGTGCTGGCGGAACGGAGGGTGGACCGCGTGGCGTGGGAGATCGCCGGAGCCTTCCGGCTGGCCCAACAGACGGCCGTGGCGAGGGCGGGGGAGTGGCAAGCGGTCCGGGTCTACCTGACGGACCGGGCGGAGGTGCGGGGCCTCACGCCCGCGGGCACGGAGACCACGACGTTGTCCGCAACCGACGTCTTCCCGGACGGCGTGCGGGTGAGGCGCCTGACAGGATGCGAGCCGTTCGAAGTCCTGGGCTCCGGTGCGCCCCGCGTCGGCTGTCAAGGGACGATCGAGGTCAGGTCGGGTCCGGCCGTGCGGTACGTGATCGTGACCGCCCACACCGGCCGGGTGCGCGTCGGCACGTCCCCGCCGTAG